DNA from Dietzia lutea:
AGTGGGCCGAGGTGTTCTACGGCACCGACGCCTGCACCACGCCCGTCCTGTCCTATACGGAGGCGTTGGGCCATCCCCACAACTCGGCTCGTGAGACGTTCGTCGAGGTGGCCGGCGATGTGGGACCGGCGCCCGCGCCGCGTTTCTCCCGTACCCCGGCTGCCGCCGTTCCGGCCGAGCCGCCGCGTGCGGTGACAGCGATCGTCGAGGTCTGGTCCTGAGGATGGGTGAGGCGGATTCCGGGGCGGGGAGCATCGAGTCCCGCCACACCGGTCGGGTCTCAGCCGCTACCGGCTCCCGCGTGGCCGAGGTGACGCTCGCCGTGGACCCTGGCTCCGCAGAGCCACCGTTTCGCCAACTCAAGGGCCAGATCGTCGAGGCGGTCACGCGTGGGAGGCTGACGCCGGGCACTCGCATGCCACCCGTGAGAAAACTGTCGGACGAGGCGGGCGTCTCCACCGCCACTGCGGCCAAGGTCTATCGCGAACTTGAAGAGACTGGCGTGCTCGAGAGCCGGGGGCGTTCGGGCACATTCGTGGCGGCCGGCGACGTCCGTAGGGCCGCCCTGATTAGGGCCGCGGAGGAATTCGTCGCGCTGGCCTCCGCATCCGGAGCGTCCGCCGACGACGCCTGTCGCGCCGTGCGGGATGCATTCGAGCGGGACGGCTAACGCGGCCCACCCCCGATCGACACACGAACGCCCCACCACCGCCAGGTGCGATGGTGGGGCGTTCGGCGCAG
Protein-coding regions in this window:
- a CDS encoding GntR family transcriptional regulator — encoded protein: MAEVTLAVDPGSAEPPFRQLKGQIVEAVTRGRLTPGTRMPPVRKLSDEAGVSTATAAKVYRELEETGVLESRGRSGTFVAAGDVRRAALIRAAEEFVALASASGASADDACRAVRDAFERDG